A segment of the Meles meles chromosome 4, mMelMel3.1 paternal haplotype, whole genome shotgun sequence genome:
TTAGATCGTCTCCCGCGCTTCCTTACTGTCAACAGTGCTCCGCCGGACATTTGTGAACGCGCCACCCTGCACGCGTGGGAGAGTTTCTTCGGGGACTGTTCTGCAGCTCACCATGAGGGGAACATCAAGGCCCGAGGTTGTTCGTGCCGGAAAAAACCCTGCCCTGTGAAGAACCCCCGTTAGGAGGTGGTCTTGGTTCAGAACGCAGCCCCCGGGACCCAGCCGCTCTGGGTTGAAACTCTGTCTCCTACAGGGGTGTGGCCTCGTTAAAGTAGTTACCGCTCCCTGTGCCTCGTTGTCCCCGCGTGTCACTGAGGATAACAGCACCCACGTCAAAATGAGGACATGAGCACCGGCCCAGGGGCGGGAAAAGCCCTTGCGGAAGCGCAGTGACAGCCAGGAAGGGACTCAGTACCTGCCATATTTTATTATCATCCAGCGCCAGGACTTCCAGGTTCTTGAGCGCCGCGACCTCCGCCGGACAGCGTTCCAGATGGTTCTGGCTGAGGTCCAGGAAGCGCAGGCTGACCAGGCGCCGGAAGGAGCGCCGCAGCCCCCGCAGGCCGGTGTTGCACAGGTAGAGCAGGTGCATCGAGATCCACTTGCAGACGAGGCGCGGCACCTTCTCCAGGTGGTTGCCGCTCAGCCCGATCTCCGTCATCCCCACCAGCTCGGCCAGGGTGTGCGGGATCGAGTGGAGGCGGTTGTAGGACAGATCCAGCACCGACAGCTGGCTGCAGTGGCCCAGCGCCTCGGGGAGAACGGGCAGGCTGTTATAAGCTACGTAGAACTTCTGCAACCTCTTCAGGTTCCCAATCTCTTCGGGGATGACGGCGAGTTTGTTCTCGTCCAGGTCAATGATCTCCAGGTTGGTGAGAACACAGAGCTCCGCGGGAAAAACCTCCAGCTGGTTTTGCTTCAGGTAGATCTCCCTCAGTTTGGTCTGGTTCACGAGTTCCTTGGGCAGAGAGCGGAGGTGGTTGCCGCTCAGCCCGAGCAGCTCGAGGTGGTGCAGGAATTTGCAGATGACGATGGGGATCTCGGCCAGGCCGGTGTGGTAGAGGCGCAGCTCGCGCAGGTGGCGCAGGCCGCTGAGGACCGGAAGGGACGAGGACAGGAGCGGGTTGTGGCTCAGGTCCAGGCCCTCCAAGCTGCCCAGCTTGCCCAGCTCTGGGCACAGCTCGCTCAGCTTGTTTCTGTTCAGATAGAGGATCCGGACATTTCTTAAACGCTGGATGCCCTGGGGGATTGCTTCAATCTGGTTGTTTTCCAGATGCGCTTCTTCTAATTCTTCTAACTCCAAGAGCTCTGATGGGATGGTAGTCAGGCTCCGATTCGAAGCATCAATGAAAAATGTTCTACCAGAGGCCTGTTGTGGATCATCTTTGGGATGAATTCTAGATGCGCCATCTGCTGATTTTGTGATGTCATTTGACATTGTGGTGAGGGAAGTTCAAGTAGTCAAAATCCGAAATactgggaaaagaataaaaagatccGTTTACTTGCCAGGGGATTCCATATCCTTAAGACAGATTAAGTTTAGTTAATGGAATCTTGGACTTGACATTCTAACGTGGCGTGAAATGTAGGTTTCTGTGTTTCATGTTGGGGGATGAATTCAAGTAGAGATTCCTTCTAACAGGTTGacttacatgaaaagaaaaaagatagtctcatttttattttttttaaagattttatttatttatttgacagagagagagagagatcacaagttgacagagaggcaggcagagagagaggaggaagcaggctccctgttgagcagagagcccaatgcagggcttgatcccaggaccctgagatcatgacctgagctgaaggcagaggctttaacccactgagccaccaaggcgccccgatagtctcatttttaaaaatccctatcTTGACTCTATTTTCAGGTAGAATGGAGAAGATTGCAAAAAGCTTGCTCCTACCATAAACACTGAGAGaacactaggaaaaaaataatattttaaaatgttgcatttttttttccttgaagccACCAGAGAATTGTGGACGCAAAGAAGGCCAAAAGAATTAAATTCTAGAGATGGACTACCCCTTCCTAAGGAAGGAGAGACCAGTGGGCACTTTGATGCCTGGTGGCATTTTCAACTTTGGGGACCAGCAGACAGAGAAGCCAGTCTTCCATATTCACAGGCAAAGGAACTTCTTGAGACAAGGAGAAGCGGAGAGACCTCATGGTCTTAGATCCCTAAGCCTGGCTGGGGGGTAGGGGCTTAAATCCCTGTGCAAGATATCTGAAAAGCCTCAAATTGAAATGAACCAGCAGCAATCTAGAACAGCAGCAATctagaaagaaattaaatgagaagTATATCATGTCCATGGATTAAAACACTCAGTGTTAAAATGTTAATGTATTCCTCAAATTGATCTTTTGTTTCAGtacaatctcaatcaaaatctcaataggggggcgcctgggtggctcattgggttaaagcctctgccttgggcttgggtcatgatcccagggtcttgggatcgagccctgcatcaggctctctgctcattagggagcctgcttctctttctctctctgcctgcttgtgatctctgtcaaataaataaataaaatatttaattttttaaaatctcaataggcttttttttttcttttttggtagaaGTTAACAAActgatactaaaatttatatgaaaatgcaaagaatGTAGAATTGCAGAAGACCACTTGAATAATAAAATTGGCAGACTTGCACTACTGGatttataaatcttataaatCTAAGGTGTTAATATTATATTAGAGAAGACTAAGTACTTGGTCACTAACCtatgcacacacaccccaaagcctaagaaggaaggcagagaagacGAGGAGGCGATGATGGCCTGGTTGATTGTAGCATCTCTGACTTGCCTTCTAGGCTGGGGGCTTTCCTGCTGAGTACTGGGCCTCTCCTCCCACACTTTGAGCCCCACACTTACAATTACTGTGCCTTGCAACATAAAATATGTGGTTTAGATTCTCATTACTATATGCCTAGCCTCCAACAGAGTTATGGGACAGTGTTGCTCTCTGTTATTTAAAGAAGGACAAGACTTATCATTGATTAAGTTGTGTCTAGAATCAGCTGTCTCCAGCATTTCTCATTTGATCACTAGATTGATTTGATACTATTCAGTCCTGTAGGATAAAACTTCCAGTGTCCTGCATATAAATTGGCAATGCTGAAGACTCTTAGACAAAGTACTGACTAAGGtcacaggagaaaggaaaatagagaacACTCAGGGCACTGTACGTGCTAAGCTTTACTTAAATTAATGTACGGAATCCTCACTAGAACCCTAAGAAGCAGACACCATTAcgatctctgttttacagatacagaaactAACCAAAAAGCCTTTTCTCAGAACATAGTAGGAAGTGGGGGCCAGAGTGTAAAATTTGTCCTAACCTCGCTAAGGATATTAACATCATTTGTTTACCAGAAGCCTGGTTTTTATTAAAATCAGGCTTGGATGTGAGCATTCAGGCTTGATTTTCTTTGGAGACCTTTCAGCAGAGTCATCTGGGGAAGATTCTTGCGGACTAGCTGTGTGATTAGGGTTAACCCAAGTGCATCTGGGCTTCCAGACACATAAAAGAACTTATTTCTCCTAACATTTGTCTTGTTCCATGATGAGACCTGCCTAGAATGCCtgaatgtgtgtgtacatacgtTATCTCGCCAGAATCCTATATGCCACATGCGTCTGGAACCAATTTGATGGACTCTGAAAGCTATATAGATTGAATATCCATTAACAGACTTAATAAAAGGAGGTTACAAAGTCAGATTTACAACAGGTTGGCCAGTAATTCAGCCCCAGTAAATAAGAACAGAGAAGATTGATTCCttattggttatttttttcaTAAGGATTGCTACCGCAACGTGGCCAAATGAACTTGTTACAACCCAGTATTACTGTGGAATATCTAGGTGTAATAACTGTTGTGTCTTTTCAAGGAGTCAGGGTTTGGATAGTTTAATAATTGGTCCCTTTGGGGGTAATTTTAATGCCAGAGAAAAACCATTTAGGAAAATGATCAACCTTCTCAAAGTTATATCAAGTGTTGATACTTTTGTTTCCAAGTCTGTTTACATGCCAATTGAATAGATAAGACTAGGGTACTGAAGTTAACGTGACTCTCTCTGATAGCATAAAGAACCATTTCtagttaaaataatttcaagattttacttacaGCTTCACCTAGGAGATCTTCTTCCTCTAACACAGACAAGCCAAGAGCCTCAATATACCTAGGGCTGGAGAACCATGTAATGATAAGGGTAACACCCTTTGCTTTGATAA
Coding sequences within it:
- the LRRIQ4 gene encoding leucine-rich repeat and IQ domain-containing protein 4, which translates into the protein MSNDITKSADGASRIHPKDDPQQASGRTFFIDASNRSLTTIPSELLELEELEEAHLENNQIEAIPQGIQRLRNVRILYLNRNKLSELCPELGKLGSLEGLDLSHNPLLSSSLPVLSGLRHLRELRLYHTGLAEIPIVICKFLHHLELLGLSGNHLRSLPKELVNQTKLREIYLKQNQLEVFPAELCVLTNLEIIDLDENKLAVIPEEIGNLKRLQKFYVAYNSLPVLPEALGHCSQLSVLDLSYNRLHSIPHTLAELVGMTEIGLSGNHLEKVPRLVCKWISMHLLYLCNTGLRGLRRSFRRLVSLRFLDLSQNHLERCPAEVAALKNLEVLALDDNKIWQLPPDFGSLSKLKMLGLTGNQFLSFPEEILSLESLEKLCIGQDQGAKFTSLPEHISKLQSLKELYIENNHLEYLPTSLGSMPNLEILDCHHNLLKQLPDSICQAQALKELLLEDNLITCLPENLDNLVNLKVLTLADNPLKDPPKEVYTEGIQAIWAHFKEKRNMKIMATKIQAWWRGIMVRKGLGRFEELQKVLKKGKNSPKDKKGKKDVK